Proteins encoded within one genomic window of Thermoleophilaceae bacterium:
- a CDS encoding PQQ-binding-like beta-propeller repeat protein, whose protein sequence is MRRLAAVLVPAVLAAVPGPAVADASATAAQCAGPAPGGEWPVFGQDLRNSRAQPGEHTINASNASSLEPHFIFNTEEHGAGVVHATPVIADGCIYFGTGAAPPRGQPPEEATNSAWMHALNAESGDVVWQRKLDVNDPGLLCSGINGSTPVVGGRVFAVVSQSGRPYAVALDQQTGEVLWRSVIDETPQVYNCGGPVVFDGLVLAPFTGDQTGPANRGGYAIFNAETGEQLAKQYTIPDDDFEAGYKGGGIWTTPAVDAERKYAYAGTANPDAGSPEHPRTNSIVKIDLHRGRETFGQIVASYKGNPDRYVQGLEETPFPCDPDHRLSPYIRSVLCAQMDLDFGASPNLFEGPDGGLRVGAAQKSGVFHVANADSMERVWTTIISPPVFYGNGSTAATDGESLFVAPSPPGHIFRLDADTGGYRWLMPLLDAIHYQAVTYANGLVFVNDAKGFLHVFAADTGVLVALRSIGADTGKLFYAEESSGSTAVARNTVYTAASNFLVAYRPRP, encoded by the coding sequence ATGCGCAGACTTGCTGCCGTCCTGGTGCCGGCCGTCCTGGCGGCGGTCCCGGGACCGGCCGTCGCGGACGCCTCAGCCACGGCGGCGCAGTGCGCCGGCCCGGCGCCCGGCGGCGAGTGGCCAGTCTTCGGCCAGGACTTGCGCAACTCGCGCGCGCAGCCCGGCGAGCACACGATCAACGCCTCCAACGCCAGCTCCCTCGAGCCCCACTTCATCTTCAACACGGAGGAACACGGCGCGGGCGTGGTGCACGCCACGCCCGTCATCGCCGACGGCTGCATCTACTTCGGCACCGGAGCCGCGCCTCCGCGTGGCCAGCCGCCCGAGGAGGCCACCAACAGCGCGTGGATGCACGCGCTCAATGCCGAGAGCGGTGACGTCGTGTGGCAGCGGAAGCTCGACGTGAACGACCCCGGGCTGCTCTGTAGCGGGATCAACGGCTCCACGCCGGTGGTCGGCGGCCGCGTCTTCGCTGTGGTCAGCCAGTCCGGCCGACCGTACGCCGTGGCGCTCGACCAGCAGACCGGCGAGGTGCTGTGGCGCAGCGTCATCGACGAGACGCCGCAGGTGTACAACTGCGGCGGCCCGGTGGTCTTCGACGGCCTCGTGCTCGCTCCCTTCACCGGCGACCAGACCGGCCCGGCCAACAGGGGCGGCTATGCGATCTTCAACGCGGAGACCGGCGAGCAGCTCGCCAAGCAGTACACGATCCCCGACGATGACTTCGAGGCGGGGTACAAGGGCGGCGGCATCTGGACCACGCCCGCGGTGGACGCCGAGCGGAAGTACGCCTACGCGGGCACCGCCAACCCCGACGCCGGCAGCCCCGAGCACCCCCGCACGAACTCGATCGTGAAGATCGACCTCCACCGCGGGCGCGAGACGTTCGGGCAGATCGTCGCCTCGTACAAGGGCAACCCGGACCGCTACGTCCAAGGTCTGGAGGAGACGCCCTTCCCGTGCGACCCCGACCACCGCCTGTCGCCGTACATCCGGTCCGTGCTGTGCGCGCAGATGGACCTCGACTTCGGAGCCTCGCCGAACCTGTTCGAGGGCCCGGACGGCGGGCTGCGCGTGGGCGCGGCCCAGAAGTCGGGCGTGTTCCACGTGGCCAACGCAGACTCGATGGAGCGGGTGTGGACGACGATCATCTCTCCGCCGGTCTTCTACGGAAACGGCTCGACCGCGGCAACCGACGGCGAGTCGCTGTTCGTGGCGCCCAGCCCGCCGGGCCACATCTTCCGGCTCGACGCCGACACGGGCGGCTACCGCTGGCTGATGCCGCTTCTCGACGCCATCCACTACCAGGCCGTGACGTACGCCAACGGCCTGGTCTTCGTCAACGACGCCAAGGGCTTCCTGCACGTGTTCGCGGCCGACACTGGAGTGCTCGTCGCGCTGCGCTCGATCGGCGCCGACACCGGCAAGCTCTTCTACGCCGAGGAGAGCAGCGGCTCAACGGCCGTGGCGCGGAACACCGTCTACACCGCCGCTTCGAACTTCCTCGTCGCCTACCGCCCCAGGCCGTAG
- a CDS encoding nucleotidyl transferase AbiEii/AbiGii toxin family protein, which translates to MSIALLELAADALGELIEDVVFVGGATLTLWITDPGAPPLRPTKDVDVVVEVTTRTAFHEFERRLRSHSFSEDQEDGVVCRWRHPNGLILDAMPSDPSILGFANQWQGQAIPHAASCNLPSGVAIRAASPPYLLATKIEAFKGRGRGDYLGSRDFADIIALVDGREELIDEVGAALPDVQTYLAAELRELLGDPRFPDGIFAALRPDAASQARAETVILPRLRALGASR; encoded by the coding sequence GTGAGCATCGCGCTCCTTGAGCTTGCCGCCGACGCGCTCGGTGAACTGATCGAAGATGTCGTCTTCGTCGGCGGAGCGACCTTGACGTTGTGGATCACTGACCCCGGTGCGCCGCCGCTTCGCCCGACCAAAGACGTCGACGTCGTGGTCGAGGTGACGACACGCACCGCCTTCCACGAGTTTGAGCGGCGACTCCGTTCTCACAGCTTCTCCGAGGACCAGGAGGACGGTGTGGTCTGTCGGTGGCGACACCCCAATGGGCTCATCCTCGATGCCATGCCCTCCGACCCGAGCATCCTCGGTTTCGCGAACCAATGGCAGGGCCAAGCCATCCCCCACGCGGCGTCTTGCAACCTTCCGTCGGGTGTTGCCATCCGCGCCGCATCTCCGCCGTATCTCCTGGCCACGAAGATCGAAGCATTCAAGGGGCGGGGAAGGGGTGACTATCTGGGAAGCCGAGACTTCGCCGACATCATCGCGCTCGTCGACGGGCGCGAGGAGCTCATCGACGAGGTCGGCGCGGCGCTGCCGGACGTGCAGACCTACCTCGCAGCCGAACTTCGTGAACTCCTTGGCGACCCGCGATTCCCTGACGGAATCTTCGCCGCCCTCCGACCGGATGCGGCAAGCCAAGCGCGGGCCGAAACAGTCATTCTGCCCCGCCTGCGCGCTCTTGGCGCGTCGCGTTGA
- a CDS encoding AAA family ATPase, giving the protein MATQTTLRGREAECAALARLLAAVRTGESRVLVLRGEAGVGKTALLDYAIGSAPDLRLVRAVGVESEMELPFAALQQLCAPLLGRLEHLPAPQREALRVAFGLSDGEAPDRFVVGLAVLSLLSEVAEERPLLCVVDDAQWLDEVSALALAFVARRLLAESVAVLFVTRDPGEELSGLPELVVEGVGDGDARTLLASALRGPVDEPVRDRIIAEARGNPLALLELPRGLTPAELAGGFALPGAGPLVGRIEQSFLRRFESLPPDSQRLVLTAAAEPIGDVTLLWRAAERLGVGADAVAPAEAAGLIELGARVRFQHPLVRSAVYRAAALHDRRQVHRALAEATDPEADPDRRAWHRSQAAAGLEEEVAGELERCADRARGRGGLAAAAAFLGRAAELTPDPARRAARALAAAQAKLDAGAPEAAQALLAGAELAPLDEVRRARLQRLRGQIEFAQKRGSDVSPLLLDAAKRFEPLDAAAARETYLDAFGAVIFAGRESSAGGVGQVAEAARAAPPGPRPPRPVDLLLDGLAKRFTAPYGEAVPALKGALHALAERKAGGDDELRWLWTGCPVTPEPLAPELWEDETWHELASRAVSFAREAGALAVLPIALSYRACVHLHAGEFVAAAALIEEADAITEGTGSAPLRYASLVLLAWRGEEATALRAIESAIQDATARGEGRAIGLAHYATAVLYNGLGRYQDALAAAQRACTYEDLGFYGWALVELVEAGARTDAHDVASEALRQLEERTRASGTDWALGVRARSEALLTDGEAGELLYREAIERLGRSRIAVHLARAQLVYGEWLRRENRRVDAREQLRAAHDTFSRIGAEAFAGRSERELLATGETARRRSADTSDVLTPQEAQIARLARDGLSNRDIGAQLFISPRTVEYHLHKVFTKLEITSRNQLGRVPGSRLAASD; this is encoded by the coding sequence ATGGCCACCCAGACCACCCTGAGGGGACGCGAGGCAGAGTGCGCGGCGCTCGCCCGGCTGCTGGCCGCGGTGCGCACCGGTGAGAGCCGCGTGCTCGTGCTCCGCGGCGAGGCGGGCGTGGGCAAGACCGCTCTGCTCGACTACGCGATCGGGTCGGCTCCAGACCTTCGGCTCGTTCGGGCTGTGGGGGTCGAGTCGGAGATGGAGCTTCCGTTCGCCGCGCTTCAGCAACTGTGTGCGCCGCTGCTCGGCCGGCTGGAGCACCTGCCGGCTCCGCAGCGCGAGGCGCTGCGGGTGGCGTTTGGGCTGAGCGACGGGGAAGCGCCCGATCGGTTCGTGGTCGGTTTGGCGGTGCTGAGCCTGCTGTCGGAGGTGGCCGAGGAGCGGCCGCTGCTCTGCGTGGTCGACGATGCGCAGTGGCTGGACGAGGTTTCGGCGCTGGCGCTCGCGTTCGTCGCGCGCCGGCTGCTGGCCGAGTCAGTCGCGGTCCTGTTCGTGACCCGCGACCCCGGCGAGGAGCTCAGCGGACTACCGGAGCTCGTCGTCGAGGGCGTTGGTGACGGCGATGCACGGACGTTGCTCGCCTCGGCGCTGCGCGGACCGGTGGACGAGCCGGTCCGGGACCGGATCATCGCCGAGGCACGCGGCAACCCACTCGCGCTGCTGGAACTGCCACGTGGCTTGACGCCAGCGGAGCTGGCGGGCGGGTTCGCCCTTCCCGGCGCGGGGCCGTTGGTGGGCCGGATCGAGCAGAGCTTCCTGCGCCGGTTTGAATCGCTACCGCCCGATTCGCAGCGCCTGGTGCTGACGGCGGCGGCGGAGCCGATCGGTGATGTAACCCTGCTCTGGCGTGCTGCCGAGCGGCTGGGGGTCGGAGCGGACGCGGTCGCGCCGGCCGAGGCCGCCGGCCTGATCGAGCTCGGTGCCCGCGTGCGGTTCCAGCATCCGCTGGTACGGTCGGCGGTCTACCGGGCGGCAGCCCTACACGACCGTCGGCAGGTGCATCGCGCGCTGGCGGAGGCGACCGATCCCGAGGCTGACCCCGATCGACGGGCGTGGCACCGTTCGCAGGCGGCGGCTGGTCTCGAGGAGGAGGTTGCCGGCGAGCTGGAGCGCTGCGCCGACCGGGCGCGGGGTCGCGGTGGCCTCGCAGCCGCCGCCGCGTTTCTGGGGCGGGCAGCCGAGTTGACTCCCGATCCTGCACGTCGTGCCGCGCGAGCGCTCGCGGCCGCGCAGGCCAAGCTGGATGCAGGCGCGCCGGAAGCGGCGCAAGCGCTGCTCGCGGGCGCCGAGCTTGCCCCGCTCGACGAGGTTCGGCGCGCGCGCCTACAGCGACTTCGGGGCCAGATCGAGTTCGCCCAAAAGCGCGGAAGTGATGTCTCGCCATTGCTGCTGGACGCCGCCAAACGGTTCGAACCGCTTGACGCCGCGGCCGCGCGTGAGACTTATCTGGACGCGTTCGGAGCCGTGATCTTCGCCGGCCGTGAGAGCAGCGCCGGCGGCGTTGGGCAAGTGGCGGAGGCGGCCCGCGCGGCGCCGCCCGGACCGCGCCCGCCGCGTCCAGTCGACCTACTCCTGGACGGGCTGGCGAAGCGATTCACCGCGCCATACGGGGAGGCCGTGCCAGCGCTCAAGGGAGCGCTGCATGCATTGGCCGAAAGGAAGGCCGGCGGTGACGACGAGCTGCGGTGGCTGTGGACTGGCTGCCCCGTCACACCGGAACCCCTCGCGCCTGAATTGTGGGAGGACGAGACCTGGCATGAGCTGGCAAGTCGCGCGGTCAGCTTCGCTCGTGAGGCTGGTGCGCTTGCCGTCCTTCCGATCGCGCTGAGTTACCGCGCCTGCGTTCACTTGCACGCCGGAGAGTTCGTCGCTGCGGCGGCGCTGATCGAGGAGGCCGATGCGATCACCGAGGGAACCGGGAGCGCGCCGCTGAGGTATGCGTCGCTGGTGCTCCTCGCTTGGCGCGGCGAGGAGGCGACCGCGCTGCGTGCCATCGAGTCGGCCATCCAAGACGCGACCGCCAGGGGCGAGGGAAGAGCGATCGGCTTGGCCCACTACGCGACAGCCGTCCTCTACAACGGCCTCGGCCGCTACCAGGACGCCCTCGCCGCCGCGCAGCGCGCGTGCACGTACGAGGATCTCGGTTTCTACGGCTGGGCGCTTGTCGAGCTGGTCGAGGCGGGCGCCCGAACCGACGCCCACGACGTCGCATCTGAGGCCCTGCGCCAACTCGAAGAACGTACACGTGCGAGCGGCACGGACTGGGCGCTCGGCGTTCGGGCCCGGTCAGAGGCGCTGCTTACCGACGGCGAAGCAGGCGAGCTTCTCTACCGCGAGGCGATCGAACGGCTCGGCCGCAGCCGAATCGCCGTTCATCTCGCTCGCGCCCAGCTCGTGTACGGCGAGTGGCTGCGTCGCGAGAACCGCCGCGTGGACGCCCGCGAGCAACTTCGAGCCGCCCACGACACGTTCAGCCGCATTGGTGCCGAGGCGTTCGCCGGGCGCAGCGAACGCGAGCTCCTGGCCACCGGCGAGACCGCCCGCCGGCGCAGCGCGGACACCAGCGACGTCCTCACACCCCAGGAGGCGCAGATCGCCCGACTCGCGCGCGACGGGCTCTCCAACCGCGACATCGGCGCCCAGCTGTTCATCAGCCCGCGCACGGTCGAATACCACCTGCACAAGGTCTTCACCAAGCTCGAGATCACATCGCGTAACCAGCTCGGCCGGGTTCCAGGGTCCCGACTAGCCGCTAGCGACTAG
- a CDS encoding YceI family protein, translating into MLLNEPVPVLAAFPAESMNIKEVLRMTAGITLIPTGTWVVDPAHSYVGFAIKHLGISTVRGEFKQFDGTLEIGEEVSTSKAYGTVKVASIDTRETDRDDHLRSPDFFDAAQFPEIAFESTKIEPLDDEEFRVTGRLTIHGVSNEIVLHAEVGGTERDPWGHERVGLGITGQLSRGDYGMKLQQALGSGNLVVADKVTLALELSATKHA; encoded by the coding sequence ATGCTCCTCAACGAGCCTGTTCCCGTTCTGGCTGCGTTTCCCGCGGAATCGATGAACATCAAGGAGGTTTTACGAATGACCGCTGGCATCACCCTGATACCCACCGGAACATGGGTCGTGGATCCGGCCCATTCCTACGTCGGCTTTGCCATCAAGCACTTGGGAATCTCCACCGTCCGCGGCGAGTTCAAGCAGTTCGACGGCACGCTCGAGATCGGCGAGGAGGTGTCGACGTCGAAGGCCTACGGCACCGTCAAGGTCGCCTCGATCGACACCCGCGAGACCGACCGTGATGACCATCTGCGCTCGCCCGACTTCTTCGACGCCGCACAGTTTCCCGAGATCGCGTTTGAGTCCACGAAGATTGAGCCCCTCGACGACGAGGAGTTCCGAGTCACTGGTCGGCTGACCATCCACGGTGTCAGCAACGAGATCGTCTTGCACGCGGAGGTGGGCGGAACCGAGCGGGACCCCTGGGGCCACGAGCGCGTTGGGCTCGGAATCACCGGCCAGCTCTCACGAGGCGACTACGGGATGAAGCTCCAGCAGGCGCTGGGCAGCGGCAATCTGGTCGTCGCCGACAAGGTCACGCTCGCGCTCGAACTCTCCGCCACCAAACATGCATAG
- a CDS encoding RraA family protein codes for MLREAVEGLRCADIVDAIGRLHRHRCHILDLVTPTPGRVLFGPAVTISYFPRCSAALDPERYNLAELFYDAVGDSPAGKVLVLASNGYTDASMGGGTKLARLQHHGLAGVLTDGRLRDFAELREYDFAAYCAGEATRWGGDLVTPHQANVPVVLRGVGVMPGGYVFADDSGAAVIPAAEVEQVIEGARVVQREDASSRERIATERLGRAATRDSHGRDRR; via the coding sequence ATGCTGCGCGAGGCAGTCGAGGGCCTCCGCTGCGCGGACATCGTCGACGCGATCGGCCGCCTGCACCGGCACCGCTGCCACATCCTCGACCTGGTGACCCCGACCCCCGGCCGTGTTCTGTTCGGGCCGGCCGTGACGATCTCGTACTTCCCGCGTTGCTCGGCTGCGCTCGACCCCGAGCGCTACAACCTCGCGGAGCTCTTCTACGACGCGGTCGGTGACTCGCCCGCCGGCAAGGTCCTGGTGCTGGCGAGCAACGGCTACACCGACGCGTCGATGGGCGGCGGCACCAAGCTCGCGCGGCTCCAGCACCACGGGCTCGCGGGGGTGCTCACCGACGGCAGGCTGCGCGACTTCGCCGAGCTCCGCGAGTACGACTTCGCGGCGTACTGTGCCGGCGAGGCGACCCGCTGGGGAGGGGATCTCGTCACCCCGCATCAGGCGAACGTGCCGGTGGTGCTGCGCGGCGTCGGCGTGATGCCCGGCGGATACGTGTTCGCAGACGACTCGGGTGCGGCCGTGATCCCGGCGGCCGAAGTCGAGCAGGTAATCGAGGGCGCACGCGTCGTGCAGCGAGAGGACGCGAGTTCTCGCGAGAGGATCGCGACCGAGCGACTCGGCCGGGCGGCAACCAGGGACTCGCACGGGCGCGACCGCCGATAG
- a CDS encoding redoxin domain-containing protein, whose protein sequence is MEEDAARRLDVLGRAPELGGVDPWFNTSDGEPLRLAALRDRVVLLEFWTFACVNCQRTLPFLRRIHSQYQPDFTVIGVHTPEFEFERSVQNVERAVREQALEYPVGLDNDFIAWNAYGNRYWPTLYLIDGAGQIRYTQIGEGNHGRTETAIRALLAEALDPAAEPEAAEDLRKE, encoded by the coding sequence ATGGAGGAGGATGCCGCGCGTAGGTTGGACGTCCTCGGCCGCGCCCCCGAACTGGGCGGCGTCGATCCGTGGTTCAACACGTCGGACGGCGAGCCTCTGAGGCTCGCGGCCCTTCGCGACCGCGTCGTCCTGCTCGAGTTCTGGACCTTCGCGTGCGTGAACTGCCAGCGCACCCTCCCATTTCTGCGCCGGATCCACAGTCAGTACCAGCCCGACTTCACGGTCATCGGCGTCCACACTCCCGAGTTCGAATTCGAGCGGTCCGTTCAGAACGTCGAGCGTGCCGTGCGGGAGCAGGCGCTCGAATATCCCGTCGGCCTCGACAACGACTTCATCGCATGGAACGCATACGGAAACCGGTACTGGCCGACGCTGTACCTCATCGATGGCGCCGGCCAGATTCGCTACACGCAGATCGGCGAGGGCAACCACGGGCGTACTGAGACTGCCATCCGCGCGTTGCTCGCCGAAGCCCTCGACCCAGCCGCCGAGCCAGAAGCAGCGGAGGACCTTCGCAAGGAATAG